In Dermacentor andersoni chromosome 4, qqDerAnde1_hic_scaffold, whole genome shotgun sequence, the following proteins share a genomic window:
- the LOC126537154 gene encoding uncharacterized protein isoform X2, with protein sequence MQDWLQRISRANFNPAQWSRLYEFTLSDIDQLVVRSMAFEKVSGVRTMRLRDVRNLTLEHLALHGLRGTELLEMDNVTMAELPPAALAGFTDVQQLAIRNSRLGQVHSMALLFAKGKSFRLSNTLVGQAQNGSLVFDSVSKVEVSNCSFGNVSGAPLSATNATEVVIRDSTFTELRERGSLLLLGGANATNVIFEDNRIDLAGPGALAHLSSAKNVTFSRNIIRTVKEGALPSGPAVQFANNSFLCSCNASWLWMRKTGGSGGVVYEGSAVINSSLCVGPPPLDGLRMNEVEPVPANGTCRLIKSSRREKVLARLSGLTSASQEPLRACGGWTILALLVALVVPH encoded by the exons TTCACGCTGAGTGACATCGACCAGCTGGTGGTTCGCTCGATGGCCTTCGAGAAGGTGTCCGGGGTGCGCACCATGCGGCTTCGAGACGTGCGCAACCTCACTCTGGAGCACCTGGCTCTGCACGGCCTACGCGGCACCGAACTGCTGGAGATGGACAACGTGACCATGGCCGAGCTTCCGCCTGCAGCGTTGGCAGGATTCACGGACGTCcagcagctcgccatccgcaattCGCGCCTGGGACAG GTCCACTCCATGGCGCTGCTGTTTGCTAAGGGCAAATCGTTCCGGCTCTCCAACACGCTCGTGGGCCAGGCGCAGAACGGTTCACTCGTGTTCGACTCGGTGAGCAAGGTCGAGGTGTCGAACTGCTCCTTCGGCAACGTGAGCGGGGCCCCCCTGTCGGCCACCAACGCCACCGAGGTCGTCATTCGAGACTCCACGTTCACCGAGCTCCGAGAGCGCGGGAGCCTGCTCCTGCTGGGAGGCGCCAACGCGACGAACGTCATCTTCGAGGACAATCGAATCGACCTGGCCGGCCCCGGAGCGCTGGCACACCTGTCTTCGGCGAAGAACGTCACGTTCTCCCGAAACATCATCCGGACCGTGAAAGAGGGCGCGCTGCCGTCAGGACCGGCCGTACAGTTCGCGAATAACTCGTTTCTGTGCTCGTGCAATGCGTCGTGGCTGTGGATGCGtaaaactggtggcagcggcggtgTCGTCTACGAAGGATCCGCGGTGATCAATTCGAGCCTCTGCGTTGGTCCGCCTCCGCTGGACGGACTGAGGATGAACGAAGTCGAGCCCGTGCCGGCAAACGGAACTTGCAGGCTGATCAAGTCGTCGAGGCGCGAGAAGGTACTAGCACGGCTCAGCGGACTGACGAGTGCATCCCAGGAACCACTGCGGGCGTGTGGCGGTTGGACCATTCTGGCTCTTCTTGTGGCACTCGTAGTGCCGCACTGA
- the LOC126537154 gene encoding uncharacterized protein isoform X1 produces MWAPLVIAAAAWTIGAAAASSGAFSCPNLELCSCIEERVDCACPRGDEALDLFALFEPDVEHISVRHCGVVLVPPYLVATLSLEEFTLSDIDQLVVRSMAFEKVSGVRTMRLRDVRNLTLEHLALHGLRGTELLEMDNVTMAELPPAALAGFTDVQQLAIRNSRLGQVHSMALLFAKGKSFRLSNTLVGQAQNGSLVFDSVSKVEVSNCSFGNVSGAPLSATNATEVVIRDSTFTELRERGSLLLLGGANATNVIFEDNRIDLAGPGALAHLSSAKNVTFSRNIIRTVKEGALPSGPAVQFANNSFLCSCNASWLWMRKTGGSGGVVYEGSAVINSSLCVGPPPLDGLRMNEVEPVPANGTCRLIKSSRREKVLARLSGLTSASQEPLRACGGWTILALLVALVVPH; encoded by the exons ATGTGGGCGCCCTTAGTGATCGCCGCGGCTGCGTGGACCATTGGCGCGGCGGCCGCGTCGAGCGGTGCTTTCTCGTGCCCGAACCTGGAGCTGTGCAGCTGCATCGAGGAGCGCGTGGATTGCGCATGCCCGCGGGGAGACGAGGCGCTCGACCTGTTCGCGCTGTTCGAGCCGGACGTGGAGCACATCAGCGTGAGGCACTGCGGAGTCGTGCTCGTGCCGCCGTACCTGGTGGCCACTCTGTCACTCGAAGAG TTCACGCTGAGTGACATCGACCAGCTGGTGGTTCGCTCGATGGCCTTCGAGAAGGTGTCCGGGGTGCGCACCATGCGGCTTCGAGACGTGCGCAACCTCACTCTGGAGCACCTGGCTCTGCACGGCCTACGCGGCACCGAACTGCTGGAGATGGACAACGTGACCATGGCCGAGCTTCCGCCTGCAGCGTTGGCAGGATTCACGGACGTCcagcagctcgccatccgcaattCGCGCCTGGGACAG GTCCACTCCATGGCGCTGCTGTTTGCTAAGGGCAAATCGTTCCGGCTCTCCAACACGCTCGTGGGCCAGGCGCAGAACGGTTCACTCGTGTTCGACTCGGTGAGCAAGGTCGAGGTGTCGAACTGCTCCTTCGGCAACGTGAGCGGGGCCCCCCTGTCGGCCACCAACGCCACCGAGGTCGTCATTCGAGACTCCACGTTCACCGAGCTCCGAGAGCGCGGGAGCCTGCTCCTGCTGGGAGGCGCCAACGCGACGAACGTCATCTTCGAGGACAATCGAATCGACCTGGCCGGCCCCGGAGCGCTGGCACACCTGTCTTCGGCGAAGAACGTCACGTTCTCCCGAAACATCATCCGGACCGTGAAAGAGGGCGCGCTGCCGTCAGGACCGGCCGTACAGTTCGCGAATAACTCGTTTCTGTGCTCGTGCAATGCGTCGTGGCTGTGGATGCGtaaaactggtggcagcggcggtgTCGTCTACGAAGGATCCGCGGTGATCAATTCGAGCCTCTGCGTTGGTCCGCCTCCGCTGGACGGACTGAGGATGAACGAAGTCGAGCCCGTGCCGGCAAACGGAACTTGCAGGCTGATCAAGTCGTCGAGGCGCGAGAAGGTACTAGCACGGCTCAGCGGACTGACGAGTGCATCCCAGGAACCACTGCGGGCGTGTGGCGGTTGGACCATTCTGGCTCTTCTTGTGGCACTCGTAGTGCCGCACTGA